Proteins found in one Fulvitalea axinellae genomic segment:
- the serA gene encoding phosphoglycerate dehydrogenase produces the protein MDANQFLIIDFDSTFVKGESLDILAQIVGKRHPDPETLENEIIALTSRGMDGSISFEDSIRTRLQLLSPRKEEIEELTEILKQEISDSFLRSKEFIEKHSGQIYIVSSGFKEFICPVVESFGIPSERVYANTFVFDYEGNAIGLDPSNPLAKDAGKIKVVERMNLPGKRYVVGDGFTDYEIRQAGLADLFFAFTENVSREKVNNLADHVVKSFEEVLELIPDSKNTSKGLKVLLLENVNPIAVELFRDAGYEVELLAGALDETELSEKIKGVHVLGIRSKTMVTKKVLENADKLLAIGAFCIGTNQINVPACQELGIAVFNAPYSNTRSVVELAIAEIILLMRNLPDSIFKMKSGIWNKSAKNSYEVRGKKLGIIGYGSIGSQLSILAEGLGMQVYYYDVLEKLALGNAVKCTSLNELLAISDVISLHVDGRASNKNLIRAEHFDKMKDGVIFVNLSRGHVVDIDALSENVKSGKVRGCAVDVFPTEPKTNQEPFESLLSSLPNTILTSHIGGSTLEAQINIANFVPNKIIEYMQTGSTANNVSLPEIQLPKISNAHRLVHIHENVPGMLAEVNQIFAKHKINVLGQYLKTNEKIGYMITSVDKAYGNEVIEDLKNIEGSIRLRVLY, from the coding sequence ATGGATGCCAATCAGTTTTTAATTATCGATTTCGACAGCACCTTCGTTAAAGGTGAGTCACTGGACATTTTGGCCCAGATTGTTGGCAAACGCCATCCGGACCCTGAAACTCTAGAAAATGAAATTATCGCCCTTACCTCCCGGGGAATGGACGGAAGTATTTCATTCGAAGACTCCATCAGAACCCGCCTTCAGCTCTTGAGTCCTCGTAAAGAGGAAATCGAGGAGCTTACCGAAATCTTGAAACAGGAAATCAGCGATTCTTTTCTTCGATCCAAAGAGTTTATCGAAAAGCATTCCGGTCAGATATATATTGTTTCCAGTGGGTTTAAAGAATTTATTTGCCCGGTGGTTGAGTCTTTCGGAATTCCTTCGGAACGTGTCTACGCCAACACATTTGTTTTCGACTACGAAGGAAATGCCATTGGCTTAGACCCAAGCAATCCGCTCGCAAAAGATGCCGGTAAAATCAAGGTTGTCGAACGCATGAACTTGCCCGGAAAGCGATATGTAGTAGGTGACGGATTTACCGATTATGAAATTCGCCAAGCGGGCCTTGCCGATCTGTTCTTCGCTTTTACGGAAAACGTTTCGCGTGAGAAAGTCAACAACTTGGCTGACCACGTAGTCAAAAGTTTCGAGGAAGTCCTAGAACTTATTCCGGACAGCAAGAACACATCCAAAGGCCTGAAAGTTCTTTTACTCGAAAACGTCAACCCTATCGCCGTTGAGCTTTTCCGTGACGCTGGTTACGAGGTTGAGTTGCTTGCAGGCGCGCTTGACGAAACTGAACTCAGTGAAAAAATCAAGGGTGTACATGTGTTGGGTATCAGGTCTAAGACCATGGTAACCAAAAAAGTGCTCGAAAACGCGGACAAACTTCTGGCTATCGGTGCTTTCTGTATAGGCACTAACCAGATCAATGTTCCCGCTTGCCAAGAGCTCGGAATTGCGGTCTTCAACGCTCCATACAGCAACACTCGTTCGGTTGTGGAACTTGCGATTGCCGAGATCATTTTATTGATGAGGAACCTGCCCGATTCCATTTTCAAAATGAAATCAGGAATTTGGAACAAATCAGCAAAAAACAGCTACGAAGTCCGCGGAAAGAAACTGGGTATTATTGGCTATGGCAGCATAGGGTCACAGCTTTCTATCCTAGCAGAAGGCTTGGGCATGCAGGTTTATTATTATGATGTACTCGAAAAACTCGCTCTCGGAAATGCGGTTAAGTGTACGTCATTAAACGAGCTTCTCGCTATTAGCGACGTGATCTCACTGCACGTAGACGGTCGTGCCAGTAACAAAAACCTGATCCGTGCCGAGCATTTTGACAAAATGAAGGACGGCGTTATTTTCGTAAACCTTAGCCGTGGACATGTTGTGGACATTGACGCTTTGTCTGAAAACGTAAAATCCGGAAAGGTAAGAGGCTGTGCGGTTGACGTCTTCCCTACTGAGCCTAAGACTAATCAGGAACCTTTTGAAAGTCTGCTTTCAAGCCTTCCAAACACTATTCTGACTTCGCACATCGGTGGTAGTACATTGGAGGCTCAGATCAATATCGCTAATTTTGTTCCGAACAAGATTATCGAATATATGCAAACCGGTTCTACTGCCAATAACGTCAGCTTGCCTGAGATTCAATTGCCGAAAATCAGTAACGCTCACCGCCTCGTACATATTCACGAGAATGTACCGGGTATGCTTGCCGAAGTAAACCAGATTTTCGCCAAACACAAGATCAACGTTTTGGGTCAGTACCTCAAGACAAACGAGAAGATCGGTTATATGATCACTTCCGTAGACAAGGCCTATGGAAACGAGGTTATTGAAGATCTGAAAAATATCGAGGGATCGATTCGACTTCGAGTACTTTATTAA
- the rodA gene encoding rod shape-determining protein RodA: protein MRRDTTLLDRIDWVTVLLYLALVLIGWSNIYSSVFEDNSTVAEMLSFSSKAGKQIVWIAGAVAVIVIIMVLDFKFYDTFAYVLFGVVIVQLILVLLIGKEVSGSKSWLVLGPIRLQPAEFAKFTVGLALAKYVSESGKRFDRIKPLARAIGIMAIPMVLIILQREVGSVLVFMAISIMFFREGLSPVVFVIGFTLVALFILTLLFSPLYLIGAAALICALVILLGKKTKQRIAIVLGALILSSGVVLSVDYVVNNVFLPHQQSRVKAFVNPEAYRSGAGWNVIQSKIAIGSGGWLGKGFLGGTQTKYDYVPEQSTDFIFCILGEERGWVGSVTVIALFIALFLRIQFLAERQKWQFARVYGYCVLSIMLFHFFVNVGMTIGLFPVIGIPLPFFSYGGSSLWSFTILLFILVKLDAHRMQVLGR, encoded by the coding sequence ATGCGTAGGGATACTACATTATTGGATAGAATAGATTGGGTGACCGTTTTGCTCTACCTGGCGTTGGTGCTTATCGGGTGGTCGAATATCTATTCCTCGGTTTTCGAAGATAATTCCACAGTCGCCGAGATGCTTTCTTTTTCGAGTAAAGCGGGGAAACAAATTGTTTGGATAGCTGGAGCAGTGGCCGTGATAGTCATCATAATGGTCTTGGATTTCAAGTTTTATGATACGTTCGCTTATGTGCTTTTCGGCGTTGTGATCGTTCAGTTAATCCTTGTATTGTTAATAGGCAAAGAAGTTTCCGGATCCAAGTCTTGGCTTGTGTTGGGGCCAATACGGTTGCAACCGGCGGAGTTTGCTAAATTCACAGTGGGTTTGGCTTTAGCGAAATACGTTTCCGAATCGGGTAAACGTTTTGACAGAATAAAACCGTTGGCCAGGGCTATCGGGATTATGGCGATTCCGATGGTGCTGATTATCCTACAGCGAGAAGTCGGGTCCGTTTTGGTTTTCATGGCCATCAGTATCATGTTCTTCAGGGAAGGGCTTTCGCCTGTAGTTTTTGTCATAGGCTTTACATTAGTCGCCCTGTTTATCCTGACGCTACTTTTTTCTCCACTTTATTTAATTGGTGCCGCGGCGTTGATATGCGCATTGGTGATTTTGTTAGGAAAAAAGACCAAGCAACGAATCGCCATCGTATTGGGGGCGTTGATCCTGAGTAGTGGAGTGGTGTTGAGTGTGGATTATGTCGTAAACAATGTGTTCTTACCTCACCAGCAAAGCCGTGTGAAAGCTTTCGTAAATCCCGAAGCGTATCGTTCCGGCGCCGGTTGGAACGTTATCCAGTCCAAAATCGCCATCGGTTCCGGAGGTTGGTTGGGCAAAGGTTTTCTTGGCGGAACACAGACAAAATATGACTACGTACCTGAGCAAAGTACCGACTTTATTTTCTGTATTTTGGGTGAGGAGCGAGGTTGGGTTGGTAGCGTCACGGTTATAGCTTTGTTTATCGCCTTGTTTCTTAGGATACAGTTTCTGGCCGAGCGACAAAAGTGGCAGTTTGCCCGTGTTTACGGCTACTGTGTGTTGTCGATAATGCTATTTCACTTTTTTGTGAATGTTGGAATGACTATCGGATTATTTCCCGTGATAGGTATACCCTTACCGTTCTTCAGTTACGGAGGCTCGTCACTTTGGTCGTTTACGATATTGCTTTTCATTTTGGTAAAACTGGACGCTCACCGGATGCAGGTTTTGGGGCGTTGA
- a CDS encoding serine hydrolase domain-containing protein has translation MPAYIIWIPFTLLFFIIIGSYFRSMLRIISGFSAKLTNGALFISQRPIANIRGQELSFFPVNLVKIQTDGQNKSVSGSFFKVSRSVQFTPETGGKFISSPVAHSLPPLPSPHKNKETKAEDFAVLAFKQGELIFEKYAIGIDSNTRLPGWSVTKSVMNALVGIASKRFGFDIHKPVRPSEWLKDERKNITWAHLLEMSDGLKWREKYDRVSEVSRMLYLKNDMASYALRQKSSRKAGSYWNYSSGSSNILSYLLKRFFANENEYLRFPYEHFSSQLEMDSFFFETDNSGTFVGSSYAWATPRDWAKFGLMYANGGVYNDKRILDSSWVDYTRKPTPACATGEYGAHFWLNASVNGKQSLPGVPEDLLYCKGFQGQRIYIINSMDLVLLRFGISRKNNFSDSEFLSKYLNKLKHS, from the coding sequence ATGCCCGCTTATATCATCTGGATACCTTTCACTCTTCTATTTTTTATCATTATAGGCTCCTACTTTCGTTCGATGCTACGGATCATTAGTGGCTTCAGCGCCAAACTGACGAATGGCGCTCTTTTCATATCCCAGCGCCCTATTGCCAATATCAGAGGCCAAGAGTTGTCCTTTTTCCCTGTAAATCTCGTCAAAATCCAAACTGATGGTCAGAACAAATCCGTTAGCGGGTCTTTCTTCAAGGTTAGCCGAAGTGTTCAATTCACTCCCGAAACTGGAGGGAAATTCATCTCATCCCCAGTCGCACACTCGCTACCTCCCCTCCCCTCTCCCCATAAGAACAAAGAAACAAAGGCTGAAGATTTTGCCGTTTTGGCTTTCAAACAGGGAGAATTAATCTTCGAGAAATATGCTATAGGTATCGATTCTAATACTAGATTGCCCGGATGGTCTGTAACGAAAAGTGTCATGAATGCTCTGGTCGGCATTGCTTCCAAACGATTTGGTTTTGACATACACAAACCTGTCCGGCCTTCGGAATGGTTAAAAGACGAAAGAAAAAATATTACTTGGGCTCATCTTTTAGAAATGTCGGACGGGCTGAAATGGCGAGAAAAATACGACAGAGTATCTGAAGTAAGTAGGATGTTGTACTTAAAAAACGACATGGCTTCCTACGCTTTAAGACAAAAATCCTCAAGAAAAGCCGGAAGCTATTGGAACTATTCTTCAGGGAGCTCTAATATACTTAGTTACCTACTTAAGCGTTTCTTCGCTAACGAAAACGAGTACTTACGTTTCCCTTACGAACACTTTTCATCTCAACTCGAAATGGATTCATTTTTCTTCGAAACCGACAATTCAGGCACTTTCGTAGGCTCATCATACGCTTGGGCTACCCCACGCGATTGGGCTAAATTTGGGTTAATGTATGCTAATGGAGGGGTATATAATGACAAAAGAATTTTAGACTCCAGCTGGGTAGATTACACTCGAAAACCGACACCTGCCTGCGCAACGGGAGAATACGGAGCTCACTTTTGGCTTAACGCATCTGTCAATGGAAAACAGAGCCTTCCCGGCGTCCCTGAAGATTTACTTTATTGCAAAGGCTTCCAAGGACAACGTATCTATATCATCAATTCGATGGACCTTGTCCTTTTACGTTTTGGAATTTCCCGAAAAAACAATTTTTCGGATTCGGAATTCCTCAGCAAGTATCTAAACAAACTTAAACACAGCTAA
- the murB gene encoding UDP-N-acetylmuramate dehydrogenase: MDIKENVSLKDLNTFGINASAKCLAEVSSGEALSELLLSNDEFREIPKVVLGGGSNILLTKDVDALVLLNEIKGIEIQKEDEEITEVKVAGGEDWHGFVLWAVERNLGGVENMALIPGKIGTAPIQNIGAYGAELKDVFVSAEAVDLATGESRVFNAQECRFGYRDSIFKREAKGKYFIVSVTVRLSKKPKLNVSYGAIRSVLEEKGIVEPKVKDVCEAVMEIRKSKLPDPAKIGNGGSFFKNPSVTKEVFDKLSESFPERPFYKNSDGTFKIPAGWMIEMCGWKGKRDGDAGVHDKQALVLVNHGNASGKNILDLSRKIQDSVFEKFGIRIEPEVNVW; this comes from the coding sequence ATGGATATAAAGGAAAACGTATCGCTTAAAGACTTGAATACCTTTGGGATAAATGCCTCGGCAAAGTGTTTGGCAGAGGTTTCTTCAGGTGAAGCTTTAAGTGAACTGTTACTGTCAAACGATGAATTCCGTGAAATTCCCAAAGTGGTTTTGGGGGGTGGAAGCAATATTCTTTTGACCAAAGATGTTGACGCCTTAGTTCTTCTGAATGAGATCAAAGGGATTGAAATACAGAAAGAGGACGAGGAAATTACGGAAGTGAAAGTTGCCGGTGGAGAGGATTGGCATGGATTTGTTCTCTGGGCGGTAGAGAGAAACTTGGGTGGCGTAGAAAATATGGCGCTGATTCCAGGGAAAATCGGTACGGCTCCAATCCAAAACATTGGTGCGTACGGAGCCGAGCTTAAGGATGTGTTCGTAAGTGCGGAGGCTGTTGATTTGGCTACGGGCGAATCTCGGGTTTTCAATGCCCAAGAATGCCGTTTCGGATATCGTGACAGTATTTTTAAAAGAGAAGCCAAAGGCAAATACTTTATTGTAAGCGTTACGGTTAGGCTTAGCAAAAAGCCGAAGCTAAACGTTTCATACGGTGCGATTCGGTCTGTTTTGGAGGAGAAAGGAATCGTGGAGCCGAAGGTGAAAGATGTTTGCGAAGCGGTAATGGAAATCAGGAAAAGTAAATTGCCTGACCCTGCCAAGATCGGAAACGGCGGAAGTTTCTTCAAAAATCCGTCGGTGACAAAAGAGGTGTTCGACAAGCTTTCCGAATCATTTCCTGAAAGGCCATTTTATAAAAATTCGGACGGAACATTCAAGATTCCGGCAGGGTGGATGATCGAAATGTGTGGATGGAAAGGAAAGCGTGACGGTGACGCCGGGGTTCATGATAAGCAAGCTTTAGTACTTGTAAATCACGGTAACGCTTCCGGAAAGAACATTCTGGATTTGTCTAGAAAAATTCAGGATTCTGTTTTTGAGAAATTCGGAATACGGATCGAACCCGAAGTGAACGTTTGGTGA
- a CDS encoding penicillin-binding transpeptidase domain-containing protein, with product MTSEARKYAVSGLLIFVGLVFALRLLYIQVFDPVYKKQGDDNIKLKMVEYPYRGLILDRNQTPLVVNEPVFDLTVVPKDVKEFDTLTLCNLLSLDPEEFKARLEKAKDYSSRKASPIVRRISRDDFARIEEKLIDFPGFYPEVRTQRAYPNPISGLLLGFVGEISAKALKADTTGYYRSSDMLGRGGLERFYEKDLRGHRGVRYKIKNAYGVIKGSFAKGAYDTLAVEGRTITTTIDLELQEYAEKLMEGKVGSLVAIEPSTGEILSYVSAPAYDPRLLTGRELGANYQALTLNDSTKPLFNRPVLATYPPGSTFKTIQALMALQEGVVGPREQIFCDNSLIPGHSPQGSYDVVKGLQFSSNDYFARIFKRVVQQGKEKSAFVDASIGMDVWADYARRFGLGGKLGVDLYGEKPGNVPNTKYYDKRIGRGKKYRWKASNVRSISIGQGEVMVTPLQMANVGAIMANRGYYYTPHIIKNIGGDPAPEKYRKRHETGIRKEHYEVVVEGMRRAVGTTAFRALIPDIEICGKTGTAQNPHGHDHSAFMAFAPRDNPKIAIAVYMENVGYGGRASGSIASLLVEKYIKGEVTRPWLEKYVLESEYLKQLGK from the coding sequence ATGACGTCGGAAGCCAGGAAATATGCGGTTAGCGGATTGTTGATATTCGTGGGGTTGGTCTTTGCCCTGCGTCTGCTGTACATTCAGGTATTTGACCCTGTCTATAAAAAGCAAGGGGACGATAATATCAAGTTGAAAATGGTCGAATACCCGTACCGGGGGCTGATTCTTGATAGGAACCAGACTCCGTTGGTGGTGAATGAGCCTGTTTTTGATTTGACGGTAGTACCCAAGGACGTAAAGGAATTCGACACTTTGACTCTATGTAATCTTTTGAGCTTGGATCCGGAAGAGTTTAAGGCTCGTTTGGAGAAAGCAAAAGATTATTCGAGCAGAAAGGCGAGCCCGATCGTAAGGAGAATATCGAGAGACGATTTTGCCAGAATAGAAGAGAAGCTGATCGACTTTCCGGGGTTTTATCCTGAAGTTCGGACACAAAGGGCTTACCCGAATCCTATATCGGGGCTATTGCTGGGCTTTGTGGGCGAAATTTCAGCTAAAGCCTTGAAGGCCGATACAACAGGCTATTATAGAAGCAGCGATATGTTGGGGCGCGGTGGTCTAGAGCGTTTTTATGAAAAAGATCTTCGTGGCCACAGGGGCGTTCGCTACAAAATAAAGAATGCCTACGGAGTGATTAAAGGCTCTTTCGCCAAAGGTGCTTATGATACCTTGGCGGTGGAAGGGAGAACGATTACGACAACCATCGATCTGGAACTTCAGGAGTATGCCGAGAAACTGATGGAAGGTAAAGTCGGAAGTTTGGTAGCTATCGAACCTTCAACGGGTGAGATCCTCAGTTATGTTTCCGCTCCGGCTTATGATCCGCGTTTGCTTACGGGCCGTGAATTGGGGGCGAATTATCAAGCGCTGACGCTAAATGATTCCACTAAACCGTTGTTTAACCGTCCGGTGTTAGCGACGTATCCTCCGGGCTCTACATTCAAGACTATTCAGGCGCTGATGGCTTTGCAAGAAGGGGTAGTTGGACCAAGAGAACAGATTTTCTGTGACAATTCCCTTATTCCCGGCCACTCTCCACAAGGGAGTTATGATGTTGTCAAAGGATTGCAATTTTCATCAAACGATTATTTTGCGAGAATATTCAAAAGGGTGGTTCAGCAAGGAAAAGAGAAAAGTGCTTTTGTTGACGCTTCGATAGGTATGGATGTTTGGGCCGATTACGCAAGGCGATTTGGTCTGGGAGGTAAACTCGGGGTTGATCTTTACGGAGAGAAACCGGGGAATGTTCCGAATACAAAGTACTACGATAAACGAATTGGTCGAGGGAAGAAATATCGTTGGAAAGCGTCAAACGTAAGATCGATTTCCATCGGGCAGGGAGAAGTTATGGTTACTCCACTGCAAATGGCGAATGTTGGGGCCATTATGGCAAACAGAGGATACTACTATACACCTCACATTATCAAGAATATCGGTGGAGATCCCGCTCCTGAAAAATATAGAAAAAGACACGAAACGGGGATCAGGAAAGAGCACTACGAGGTAGTGGTGGAAGGAATGAGGCGCGCCGTGGGTACTACGGCCTTCCGCGCTTTGATTCCCGATATCGAGATCTGCGGGAAAACGGGTACCGCCCAAAACCCTCACGGACATGACCATAGTGCGTTCATGGCTTTCGCTCCTAGAGATAATCCGAAAATTGCCATAGCGGTGTATATGGAAAATGTAGGATATGGAGGGCGAGCGTCAGGTAGTATCGCCAGTTTGTTGGTGGAGAAATATATCAAGGGAGAAGTGACTAGACCCTGGCTTGAAAAATATGTATTGGAATCCGAGTACCTGAAACAGTTGGGGAAATAA
- a CDS encoding YbhB/YbcL family Raf kinase inhibitor-like protein has translation MKKKLSLITLFFFVSIASVFAQFHVSSPDLVNESEMAKKYTCDGADISPTIIWKNLPPTTLSIAVLVEDPDAPNGSFCHWIIYNIEPKSGALPSGIKPGISPKGEFNQGQNDFSVKGYSGPCPPKGKTHRYIFTVYALDSLLPDYRPVDASEFKRLISDHILAKATITGLYKK, from the coding sequence ATGAAAAAGAAACTGTCTTTAATAACCCTATTCTTCTTTGTTTCTATAGCTAGCGTTTTTGCTCAATTTCATGTTTCAAGCCCTGATCTTGTGAATGAAAGTGAAATGGCAAAAAAATACACATGTGATGGAGCGGACATTTCCCCTACTATAATATGGAAAAACCTACCTCCGACTACCTTGAGCATCGCTGTTCTTGTAGAGGACCCCGATGCGCCCAATGGTAGCTTCTGTCATTGGATCATTTATAATATCGAACCGAAATCTGGGGCATTACCTTCAGGGATCAAACCCGGAATATCACCAAAAGGAGAATTCAATCAAGGACAGAATGATTTTAGTGTGAAAGGTTATTCTGGACCATGTCCCCCAAAAGGAAAAACCCATCGATACATTTTTACGGTTTATGCGCTTGATTCTCTCTTACCAGATTATAGGCCCGTTGATGCTTCGGAATTTAAGCGTTTGATAAGCGATCATATTTTAGCGAAAGCTACTATAACAGGGTTATATAAAAAGTAA
- a CDS encoding UDP-N-acetylmuramate--L-alanine ligase — translation MPEKSYHNIHMIAIGGSAMHNLALALQKNGFNITGSDDKIYEPSRTRLAEAGILPETEGWDPSRISEDTDLVILGMHAKEGNPELEKARELGIKIMSMPEYVYEASKNKQRIVIGGSHGKTTITSMVMHVLQHVKKEFDYFVGAQVPDFDIMVRLSDAAVIVIEGDEYLSSAVDPVSKFLRYHHHIGVISGIAWDHANVFPEFENYLKQFEDFADQTPKAGTLIYNREDDHTKTIGEKNRDDVASIAYGTHPHRIRDGKAFLVTDFGEIEVQFFGAHNMSNLCAAKEICKQLCIVDLDFYEAIRSFRPAQRRLELLAENDTQSFYRDFAHAPSKVKASVSALKSLRPERNLLAILELHTFSSLQESFVKEYRNSLDPADIAVVFLDKEVVELKGNKAFSEQEIRVAFANSNIRVFYNADDLNRFLIEQEKENTDVVFMSSGNFGNLDINSWISKLAI, via the coding sequence ATGCCAGAGAAGTCGTATCACAACATACACATGATTGCCATCGGAGGCAGCGCCATGCACAATTTGGCTTTGGCGTTGCAGAAAAACGGATTCAATATTACTGGTTCCGACGATAAAATATATGAACCCTCAAGAACAAGATTGGCCGAGGCCGGCATCCTTCCCGAAACGGAAGGCTGGGATCCTTCGCGTATTAGCGAAGACACGGATTTGGTGATTCTGGGCATGCACGCCAAAGAGGGAAATCCAGAATTGGAAAAAGCCCGTGAGCTTGGCATCAAAATAATGTCAATGCCCGAATACGTTTACGAAGCTTCGAAGAACAAGCAACGAATCGTAATCGGCGGAAGCCACGGCAAAACCACCATCACGTCGATGGTGATGCACGTTTTGCAACACGTAAAAAAGGAGTTCGATTACTTTGTAGGCGCCCAAGTGCCGGATTTTGACATTATGGTACGCCTAAGCGACGCTGCCGTAATTGTGATCGAAGGTGACGAATACTTGAGTTCGGCGGTCGATCCGGTTTCTAAATTTTTGCGTTATCACCATCATATCGGGGTAATTAGCGGAATTGCTTGGGATCACGCCAATGTTTTCCCTGAATTCGAGAATTACCTAAAGCAGTTTGAGGATTTCGCTGACCAAACGCCAAAAGCCGGCACTCTTATATATAATAGAGAGGACGATCACACAAAAACGATCGGTGAGAAGAACAGGGACGACGTAGCGTCTATCGCATACGGAACCCACCCCCACCGCATCCGTGACGGAAAGGCTTTTCTTGTAACTGACTTTGGCGAGATCGAAGTCCAGTTTTTCGGCGCGCACAATATGAGCAATCTTTGCGCCGCCAAGGAAATATGTAAGCAACTCTGCATCGTGGATCTGGATTTTTATGAAGCGATCAGAAGTTTTCGCCCAGCGCAACGCAGATTAGAACTTTTGGCAGAAAACGACACGCAATCGTTTTACAGGGATTTCGCACATGCACCGTCCAAAGTAAAAGCATCTGTGTCCGCTCTCAAAAGCCTAAGGCCCGAAAGGAATCTGCTCGCTATTCTTGAACTCCATACCTTCAGCAGCCTTCAGGAATCTTTTGTAAAAGAATACCGAAACAGCCTCGACCCAGCAGATATCGCAGTGGTTTTTCTTGATAAAGAAGTCGTGGAATTGAAAGGCAATAAGGCGTTCAGCGAACAAGAAATCAGAGTGGCCTTCGCTAACAGCAATATCCGCGTTTTCTATAACGCCGATGATCTGAATCGTTTTTTGATTGAGCAAGAAAAAGAAAACACGGACGTGGTGTTTATGAGTTCGGGAAATTTCGGTAACCTTGACATTAACAGTTGGATCTCCAAACTAGCGATCTGA
- the dnaB gene encoding replicative DNA helicase, with protein MEDNTIQTVTSKPFTGGRSNELPGVPGKMPPQALELEEVVLGALMLEKEALTSVVDILRPESFYKDSHQEIYRAVLELFNEAEPVDILTVTEKLRKRGKLEAVGGAFFVSQLTSRVSSAANIEFHARIVSEQSIKRELIHVATQIQNEAYEETTDVFSLLDNTERALFEVTNTNIRKNVSDMRSIMGQAIAELEAKKKLKDGLTGVPSGLAALDKVTAGWQPSDLVIIAARPAMGKTAFVLSVLRNAAVDFNIPVSIFSLEMSNVQLVNRLISAEAELESEKLKKGNLADYEWEQLVHKTSKLTEAPIFIDDTPALSILELRAKCRRLKAQHDIQLIIIDYLQLMTGDAGKLSGGQGNREQEIASISRALKGLAKELNVPVIALSQLSRAVETRGGDKRPQLSDLRESGSIEQDADMVMFLYRPEYYGITEDDFGPTSGMGEVIIAKHRNGSLENVKLRFVGKYTRFEDLEKGKSENEPRSLGQGKSGGFEEKGVVMLPSRANETIESSRDDLPDDFKPEESPF; from the coding sequence ATGGAAGACAATACGATTCAGACGGTGACAAGCAAACCCTTTACAGGGGGCAGGAGCAATGAGCTTCCGGGGGTTCCGGGCAAAATGCCACCCCAAGCGCTTGAACTTGAAGAGGTGGTGCTGGGAGCGTTGATGCTGGAAAAAGAGGCTTTGACGTCTGTAGTCGATATACTGAGGCCCGAGAGTTTTTATAAAGACAGCCATCAGGAAATATACAGGGCGGTGTTGGAACTCTTTAACGAGGCCGAACCCGTCGATATCTTGACAGTTACCGAAAAGCTTCGCAAACGTGGTAAGCTTGAGGCTGTTGGCGGTGCGTTTTTCGTGTCCCAATTGACTAGTAGGGTTAGTTCTGCCGCCAATATTGAATTTCACGCCAGGATCGTTTCCGAACAATCCATCAAGAGGGAACTGATACACGTCGCTACACAAATCCAAAACGAGGCGTACGAAGAGACAACGGACGTATTCTCGTTATTGGACAACACGGAACGCGCTCTTTTTGAAGTGACAAACACGAATATCCGAAAGAACGTGTCGGATATGCGCTCGATTATGGGCCAGGCGATTGCCGAATTGGAAGCCAAAAAGAAACTTAAAGATGGTCTGACCGGTGTGCCTAGTGGATTGGCTGCGCTTGACAAAGTGACGGCCGGTTGGCAACCTTCCGATTTGGTTATTATTGCGGCGAGACCTGCGATGGGTAAAACCGCTTTTGTTCTTTCCGTGTTGAGAAACGCAGCGGTTGACTTCAATATTCCGGTTTCGATCTTCTCTTTGGAGATGTCAAACGTCCAGTTGGTTAACCGTCTTATTTCTGCGGAAGCCGAACTGGAATCGGAAAAACTCAAGAAAGGTAACCTCGCCGACTACGAATGGGAGCAATTAGTCCATAAAACATCGAAGCTGACAGAAGCCCCAATTTTTATTGACGATACTCCGGCGCTTTCAATTTTGGAACTTAGGGCGAAGTGTCGAAGGCTTAAGGCGCAACATGATATCCAGCTGATTATCATTGACTACCTTCAGCTTATGACTGGTGACGCCGGAAAGCTATCTGGAGGGCAAGGTAACCGTGAACAGGAAATCGCCTCTATATCCAGGGCTTTGAAAGGACTTGCCAAGGAACTCAACGTTCCGGTGATTGCGCTTTCGCAGCTTAGCCGTGCGGTGGAAACCCGTGGCGGAGACAAACGACCACAGCTTTCCGATTTGCGTGAATCTGGATCGATAGAACAGGACGCCGATATGGTAATGTTCCTTTACCGCCCGGAATATTACGGAATTACTGAAGATGATTTCGGCCCGACGAGCGGAATGGGTGAGGTGATTATCGCCAAGCACAGGAACGGTTCGTTGGAGAATGTCAAACTTAGGTTTGTTGGTAAATACACTAGATTCGAGGATCTGGAGAAAGGCAAAAGTGAAAATGAGCCGAGATCTTTGGGGCAGGGAAAAAGCGGAGGCTTTGAGGAGAAAGGCGTAGTGATGTTGCCGAGTAGGGCAAATGAAACTATAGAATCTTCAAGAGATGACCTTCCTGATGATTTCAAACCTGAAGAGTCTCCATTCTAA